One stretch of Armigeres subalbatus isolate Guangzhou_Male chromosome 2, GZ_Asu_2, whole genome shotgun sequence DNA includes these proteins:
- the LOC134209032 gene encoding post-GPI attachment to proteins factor 3, with protein MISVQSIVIVAVLLAFLIRQIAASTGDQSQFFQNCLRNCVLENCTKSGLAFKRNLQGSQNPINKLLLWTCYDECGYDCMWRTTSAFLNRNWTTPQFYGKWPFVRFLGLQEPASVFFSMTNFGTHYSMLKKFRREVRPDSPMYTLWHVFSYICLNAWIWSTVFHSRDFPITELFDYAFAYSMVLASFYCMVMRMIHRRSGYLKAVFSLLCIVFFINHFSYLSVGRFDYGYNMKANIVTGMAGAVGWIFWCLLQRRKRRYVWKCFLFIVLATSSLLLEVNDFPPIFWTFDAHSIWHLVTVPLTVLFYSFIIDDCRTLRQELYGSGDDDTRKLL; from the exons ATGATAAGTGTACAGTCTATAGTCATTGTAGCTGTTTTGCTGGCGTTTCTCATAAGGCAAATTGCCGCTTCCACCGGGGATCAGAGTCAGTTCTTCCAAAATTGCTTGAGGAATTGTGTGCTGGAAAATTGTACCAAGT CTGGATTGGCTTTTAAACGGAATCTGCAAGGCAGCCAAAATCCAATCAATAAACTTCTACTGTGGACCTGCTATGACGAGTGTGGTTACGATTGCATGTGGCGAACGACGAGTGCATTTCTGAACCGAAACTGGACTACGCCGCAGTTCTATGGAAAATGGCCTTTTGTGCGTTTTCTCGGCTTGCAGGAACCGGCGTCGGTGTTCTTTTCTATGACCAACTTTGGTACGCATTACTCTATGTTGAAGAAATTCCGCAGAGAGGTTCGACCCGATAGCCCGATGTACACGCTGTGGCACGTGTTTTCGTATATTTGCCTGAACGCGTGGATATGGTCAACGGTGTTCCATTCGCGGGATTTTCCCATAACTGAGTTATTTGATTACGCTTTCGCGTATTCGATGGTGCTGGCGTCCTTCTACTGTATGGTTATGCGAATGATTCATCGCAGATCTGGATACTTGAAGGCAGTGTTCAGCTTATTATGCATCGTGTTCTTCATTAACCATTTCTCCTATTTGAGCGTTGGACGGTTCGACTATGGGTATAATATGAAGGCAAACATTGTAACTG GAATGGCAGGAGCTGTTGGATGGATTTTCTGGTGCCTTCTGCAGCGTCGAAAACGCCGCTACGTCTGGAAGTGCTTCCTCTTCATCGTGTTAGCCACATCGTCGCTACTGCTCGAGGTTAACGATTTCCCACCGATATTCTGGACATTTGATGCCCACTCCATCTGGCATCTAGTCACGGTACCGCTCACAGTACTGTTCTACAG CTTCATCATCGATGACTGCAGAACCCTGCGCCAAGAGCTGTACGGCAGTGGAGATGATGACACGCGGAAATTGCTGTAA